DNA from Branchiostoma lanceolatum isolate klBraLanc5 chromosome 6, klBraLanc5.hap2, whole genome shotgun sequence:
GATTTGGAGCGATCCCTCTGGGATGAGTAGCTTGGGATAAGGCCAAGGTCAGCAAGCTGCTTCGACCATGTTTCTCACAAGGCTCTCTTACTTTCTTACGACTTGTGACGTCGGTCCAAATGAAAGTCGGGCAGTCTCTACACTTCTCTTGGCTCTACCAGACTACATAAGTTGCTGGAAAATAAGTaggccaaatagactgaatgaATGGCTTCTTTAGCTTGCTAATACTGGATTttccgtggagatctgcttggagattactgctAAAGACTGAAATGGAAACTTACAGATGTTTATGCGCCGATTATGAGTCACTCCATCTGACATTTTATAACCGCAATAAAAGCAACCAAAACCACACTTCACTACACTTAATACATGTAAAACGTCATTTGATTGCATCCCGGTCCTCGCATTTGCGGCATACATTGATATCTAATTGATGATGattcactgtgttctgcggctcagCTTTGAATTAATATCTAATTGCCTACAATAAAAGATGTAGCCATGATAATGGTGGTCTACATAACGTTTGTACTTTTCCACTGGGACCTGTGTCTGTCTATTCTAGGAAGGACACGTGGAATAATACGTCAAACCCAACACAGTATTTTGTTTGTACTCGTGACACGCTGCATGTTGTGGAATCCTGGTGTTGTTCCGCGCGTTGACGTCAGAACATGATGCAACAATAGCtgcgctctgattggtcagcgtGCCGGATCTGCGCGCTGATTGGTCAGGACGGCAGGTCAACCCGCCCGCTATCCCCAAAACTTCCGGCTGTCCCGAGAAATCCTCAAAACTGTTTCCTCGCTTGTCTAGCTAGTTTCTGCCGGCGAATTCCCTTTTTATGATCGCAAATTCCTACTCAGACAAACATCTGGCTATCATGACACCGTCCGCGACCGATCCAGACGGTGAACTGACGGAGTTGTGGGTGTTCGGGTACGGTTCCCTGACGTGGAACACTTGCTTCCCGTACACCGCCCGAGTGGTCGGGTCTGTGGCCGGCTTCTCCCGACGGTTTTGGCAGGCCAATACGGTACACAGGGGTACTCCTGACAAGGTGAGAACATCTTCCTTACCTGTAAGATACCGCTGAAAATATTTTTACGATACACGTATTTCGATTTTATTTAGTATGTTATACAGGGTATGTTATGGATCTACCCGCAAGGGAACGTGGAATTTTCCGCGGCAGGCATGAATAAGTTCCTCGTGACCGATATAATTTGTTGCTTGCGTACGGCTGGCGGTATGACGTGCACAGGAAATACACACCATTCCTCGTGAAAATTACCTCAATTAGCGGTAATTGATATATTAACACTGTGTGGCGTCAAGCTTTAATAAAAACTTCTGTCGAATTAAAATCTTTTGCCAACGTTTAAGGTTGCCGTAGTGTTTATAAATTAGGATGATGCAACCAACGCACCAAGCTTGCTCTCAATATGAATGGGCAGTCTCTtccttgtacatttgtaccatcTGTATTCCACAACCATGCATGCACATCTGTTTATCATGTGATAATGATAAAGGCGGACGAATCACTGCCACTGATTCTTAGATTTCAAAACTATTGGGATCTAGGAATATCTGGAGTTACTGTAGTATCTGTGCCCTTGTCTTGAGATCTCGGTAAGCAAAACGCGGCCTAGTTTATTTTATGCAAGGACGTTGTCTTTGTATATGTCCCTGGTGTGTGTTACCCCGTTTATTTTCATACCCTTCCCTTTGTCTTTTTCGCACAGCTTTATTTCTCAACAGTTATTTATGTCCTTGTCTTCATATCTCGGTTGTAGTATAAATAGAACGCACTTCGATGCAAAGACATTGTATCATGTCCttggtttacatgtatgtttaataCCCCGTGTTAATTTCCACCCTTCCCTTGTCTTTCTTCCACAGCCGGGGAGAGTGGCTACGCTGGTCCCTGATGAAAAGGTGAGTTTTTATCCTGAGTAGACAACAGTTCGACGGTAACGTTATAGAATTCACCGTTTATTTACTACTCGGtaaccatgtacaatgtactagaacAACTAATGACACAATAACTGGAGTGTCACAAAGGAATCTGTATCCAAAAGTAATCGTCAAAACTATTCTTATGCTTATGCACAAATGGATGTTATCAAAAAATCTTGATACTGGCTTAGAATTCGACAATCATGCAATATCCGTAACCGCAGTGAGGCATTCTGTAACGTGTGTTAGGGATTGCATCATAGGTTGTTGCATCATGTAGTAGTGAGGGCTCGCCGGGGGCGGGGCTATGTTAAAGCGGCTGGGCGCGTGGCAATGTTTATCATTCCAACGGGGGGAAAAGGTCAACTTTGAAAGCACCCAAACAGTAGCGGGTGCAGTGGATCGGGCCAAATCATACTAAATGTCAACGCCTTAAAAATTGCATCTGGTAGCTGCTCTTCGATCCTCGCTTGCGTTGTCATTTTCTCGAGGTCACACTAAACTTTCACATTGCTTTCTGGTTGTTGGAACTCAAGATTGAAATGTTTAGAACCAAGACTGAAATATTTATATCCCgttgatgatgataaaacaatCGACAAAGATTTAAGTTTTAGTCTCTTTAATTCCATGAGGTAGACAAAGAAGTTCTGATGttgatgtttttgtaaaatatcGATTTGGGTCATGTTTTCATCTGACGTCACAAGCTGGCCGCCTGACGTCATATAGTGATATCCCACAGGACGTACTTGTTGGAAAACGTTTATACAAACGTTATGGGCATATCTTCTAGTTCTCTCTGTTTTGGGAATCTGGACAATGTAAATGATAGTCCTTTCTTTGCAGACGGGAGTTTTGGGACAAGTTTCCTTCCTTTAGAATTAACAAAGGGATGGCTTGAGAGCTTTAAATAACAGTCCCCCGAAAAGTTATTTTTGACTGCTGAGGTATCTTTCCTTTCTATATCAattacaatgtgttgttttgtttccagGCCGTCACGTGGGGTGTGGCGTACCAACTGAAGGGTCACGGTCAGGTCACCAGGGCGCTGCAGCACCTCACGATCCGCGAGGGGGCGCTGGGAGGCTACACGACGGAGGCGGCGCGCTTCATTCCCGCCGACGAATCACTGCCAACACGCCAAGTCCTAGTCTACCTGTCCACCGAAGAGAACCCGTTATATCTCGGGCATTCCACGCAGCAGGAAACTGCAGTGGCCATCGCAGCCGCTGCGGGGCGCTGCGGACACAACGCCGACTACCTGTTCAAGCTGGCCCGCTTCATGCGGACATCCGTTCCCATGGTAACGGACGACTACCTGTTCGATTTGGAGGCCATGGTGAAGGAACTACTCGGCCAGGAGCGCGCAGAGGAGCTGGAAACTTCTGAAACAGTCGCAGACGAACTCTCCCTTACCTGCAGGAAAGACTATGTCCCCATGCCCTGTCGGTTCGAATATCTGCCTTGTAGAACTGTAGCCGAGTGCCACAGAATCGAAACGCGACCAGCCTCAGAGTCGGGCTAGTGCAAGTCTTTAAAGTCACACAGAGTTATATAGACTTGTACATATTTATGCGTATATATTAATATTCCACTTTACCTCGATgtataaaataaaaatcatgtttAAAGTTATAGAAAACTTTTCCCCACCAGTGTGGTTGGGAATCTATGTGGAAAACGGCCAAGCTATATGTGCTAATAGTGTCAATATCATAATGTAGGATTCGTCCGTCCCACGGATAATTGTTGCCTAACGAAAAGTGTTGCAATGTAATCAATATCAGGTTACAAGTGAA
Protein-coding regions in this window:
- the LOC136436207 gene encoding putative glutathione-specific gamma-glutamylcyclotransferase 2 codes for the protein MIANSYSDKHLAIMTPSATDPDGELTELWVFGYGSLTWNTCFPYTARVVGSVAGFSRRFWQANTVHRGTPDKPGRVATLVPDEKAVTWGVAYQLKGHGQVTRALQHLTIREGALGGYTTEAARFIPADESLPTRQVLVYLSTEENPLYLGHSTQQETAVAIAAAAGRCGHNADYLFKLARFMRTSVPMVTDDYLFDLEAMVKELLGQERAEELETSETVADELSLTCRKDYVPMPCRFEYLPCRTVAECHRIETRPASESG